CTTTAGAAATTATTCGGCCAGGCAATAGCTCGTATTTTACGAGTGATTCTTCGTGTACTTTTAATTTAGACTGATCGCTAAAGTATACGTCGTAAAAGTTATTTTTTAACTGCACGACTCTTTCTACTTTCATAACGTCCTCCTAAAAAAGTTCTTGTTCAATATATGTTGCGAGCTCTTTTGTATGTGTTAATCGTTCTTTACGTCGTTTTACTCTCACGTCTGCACTATCGACTAAAAATTGTAGCGTGTTTGAGTCGCATTCAATTTTAGGAACAGGTACCGGCTTACCGTTTTCATCGACACCAACAAATGTCATAAAACAAAAGCCTGCGAGTTTCTTTTCATTACTCCCGTGACTTTCACGAGATACTTTTACCATAATTTCCATCGATGAAGTACCTGTATGTGTCACAACACCTTCTAACACGACGATATCACCGAGCTCTATCGGTTTTAAAAAGTCCATCGAGTCAATCGATGCAGTCAACACTTGCGTTCCTGAATGGCGTCTTGCAGTGATTGCTGCGATATCATCAATTTGAGAGAGTAACACGCCACCAAACATCGTATTGTAATTGTTCGTATGTTGCGGGAAAACAATTGCTGATTTTACTGAATATGATTCTGACATTTTCTTAATCATGTTGTCACCTCGATTTGTTTTAAGTAAAAAAAGAGGAGATCATCGTCTCCTCTAAAATTATGTGTTAAATTTTACGGTTTAATGCTTCTTCTCTCGTATCAACAACAAGTGCGTCTTCACTGTTGAACGCTTGTGCTAAGAAATAGAAAACTACACCGCCGAAACCTAATACAGCGACGAGAGTAATCGAAACAGCAATTAAAATACTTAACGTCATTCCAAAAAATCCGAATGAGAACATAGTTTTTACCTCCGAATCATTACTTACCTATACTACTACTATAATACCATACTTTAAATAGTGTGGGATAGACTTTTTAAATACTCCAGTCTCCATCTTTGAAGATTTGAATTTCTTCTCCATCTTTTGTTAAACCGATAATATCTGTGTCACTAGCGCCGATCATAAAGTCAACGTGCGTAATTGAATCGTTAATACCGATTTCGCTTAATTCTTCACGTGATTTTTCTTTTCCGTCTTTCACGTTAAATGCATACGCACTTCCGAGCGCAATATGACATGACGCGTTTTCATCAAATAACGTGTTGTAGAATAACGTATTCGTGTTACTGATTGGAGAATCATACGGTACGAGTGCCACTTCACCTAAGTAACGTGCACCTTCATCTGTTTCTAAAATGTTTTCTAAAATTTCGTAACCAACTTCTGCTTCAAAGTCGACTACTTTTCCGTCTTTAAACGTTAATTTAAAGTTATCGACGATGTTTCCACCGTGCGATAACGGTAACGTATTACTTACATATCCGTTTACGTTATTTCTATCTGGAGCAGTGAATACTTCTTCAGTTGGCATATTTGCCATAAAGCTACGACCTGTCGCGTCAACGCTTGAAGCCCCTGCAAAAAGATATCCTTCCGGTAAACCGATCGTTAAATCTGTACCTTCAGACACAAAACGAATCGATTTTAAGTTCGCATCGTTTAAAATATCAACTTTCTCACGCAATGTTTTATCGTGCGTATCCCATGCTTCTACTGGATTGTCTTGATCAGCACGAACTGTATAAAGAATTAGTTCTAATAACTTTTCAAATGCCACTTCTTCAGTCTCATCTGGGTAAACGAGTTTTGCCCATTCTACAGACGGATACCCTGCGACACACCATGAGTGGAAATCTGATTGTACACGTGCAGAGAAATCTTTCATCGCTTTACCTGAAGCGATTTGCATTTCTCTAAGTTTCATCGGGTCGATCCCTTTTAGTAGTTCTGGCGAACTTGAGATAATGCTTAAGAATCCAGCATGCTCGTCGCTATAATGCATACGCTCTTCTACAATCCACGGGTGAACTGTTGCGAGTTCTTCAGCTGAACGTTTTTCAGCGTGAAGGCGTGATAACGTATCGTCAGAAAGTTTCGTAACGACTTCAGCTGCTCCGCGTTCGTACGCAACACGCGTCACTTCACGAACGAGTGGTAACGCATCTGTCGTCGCTGAAATAAATAGACGTTTACCTTCGTTAATATTTACACCTACATCTACGAGTAACTCTGCGTATTTTGTTAACTTGTTGTTTGTCATATGTAGTACCCCTTTACTTTTTAAGTTTACCAATTTCGTCGATGATCATCGTTTGTTCTTTTGGTGAAATTTGTTTTTGATTTTTGATGTAGCGATGGTAATCTCTTAATTCATCAATTTTATCGTCAGGGAATTCTTCGTCACTTAAAATTCCTTTACTGACGACATTCAAAGCTTCTTCGATTTCTTTTAACATTTGTACTTTATCCATTTCGTATAAGGCCTCCCGAATCGTACTATCATAAAGTTAAGTTTACCAAATAATAGCGTTTACTGTCGATTTATATTTTCTTTCGTTTAAATGTTCGCTAAAATGGTTATATCTAAGTATTGAGAGATTTAAAGGAGACGATGGATTATGAAAAACAAACTATTACCTGCCGTTTTATTAGGTGCAGCAGTCGGAGGACTCGTTAGTCTAATAGATAAAAACACACGAGAATCTGTCATTCAAGGTTCTAAAAAAGCAATTGACTATGCAAAACATCCAGACGAATTAAAAAATCAATTTGCGTCAAATTCAAGTGAACCATCAAAATTTGAGCAAATTAAAGAAGAGGTTCTATTCTGGAAAGATACGTTCGAAGAAATTCGCCGTAACAACCCAGAGCTTGAAGAATCACTTAAAAACGCAAAAGCAATTTTCGATAAAAATAAAGATCAAAAGCATCTGCAATAATACAATATAGAGCGTCGAATGGCGCTCTTTTTTATAGGAGGTATGTGTATGAGTAAAGAAACGAACCGTGAACGTAACACCGATTTTTTAAATGAGTTAAAGCACGGTGATGATTACAACAAAGAACATAAAGCTCAAGGCAACAAAGGCGAAACAGCACAGGCTAAAGAAGATGCGTTAACAGAGCAAGAAAAGGCCGAGGCTGAATATAAAGAACAAAAAAAAGAAGACGAAGCTGACGAAAAGAAAAAAGAGAAAAAACTCATGAAAGAGTTAAATGAAAAACAAAAAGAAGATAACAAAAAGCACGAGTATTTCGTCGGGTATCAGACGTTCCAATCAGTCGTTCCTAAACCTGGATCATCTGTATACGTCTCAAAAGTGAATAAACCCGTTCAAGTAAAAGACGACGCTGGATTTTTAGGTAAGTTGTTATTCCAGTTTAGTAAAGACAATACGACAGGTATGGCAGCTCAGCTTGCGTACTATTTATTACTTTCAATCTTCCCTGCGTTAATCTTTTTACTGACTATCATACCGTTATTTAATGTCGATCAGTCTCAATTTACAGATCTGATCAATGAATACGCACCATCAGAGATTTCTGGTATGCTGACAGGTATTTTAGACGACGTGCTATCGAGTAGTTCTGGCGGATTACTGTCTATCGGTTTACTCTTAACGCTATGGTCTGCCTCGAACGGTATGAACCAGTTAATGAGTGCATTTAACGTCGCTTATGATGTTGAAGACAATCGTAACGGAATTGTCTCTCGTATTTTATCTGTAGTATTTACACTGATACTTGCTCTCGGTATTGTCGGTACGTTCGTGTTAATGATTCTCGGTAACCAAATCGGTAGTTTCGTTTTTGGTTTTGTTGATGCAGAACAGTTAAAATTTGTATGGAACTTAGTGAGTAATTTACTTCCTGTATTACTCGTTTTCGTTTCATTCTTAATCGTTTATATTTTTGCACCTAATATTAAAGTGAAAATTAAATCTGTACTACCAGGTACGATTACTGCAACAGTGCTATTCATCGTCGCATCACTCGGATTTAGTTTTTATGTTTCTAACTTTAGTAACTACTCTGCAACATACGGTAGTATCGCAGGGGTTATCATTTTAATTTTATGGCTATATATTACGAGTATCATTTTAATTTTAGGTGCTCAAATTAACGCAATTAAACATAAAGAATACTTAAACGTCAATGAAGACGGGAATAGAGATAAGGTAGAAAAAGCATGAGATTACTCGATACGTTATTAGAAAACAATGAAAAATTTGTTGAAAACAAAGATTATTTAAACTATCAAACGTCAAAAACGCCAGATAAAAAAGTGCTAATCGTTTCATGTATGGATTCTAGGCTAACGGAACTAACTTATAAAGCACTCGGTCTTAAAAATGGCGATATTAAACAAGTCAAAAACGCTGGCGCTATGATTACACACCCATACGGCAGTACGATGAGAAGTATACTCGTCGCTGTATATATGCTCGGTGTTGAAGAGGTTATCATTATGGGTCATAATGACTGCGGATTTGGTGCGTTAAAGCCAGAACCGATTTTAAAAGAAATGCACGCGCGCGGAGTCAGTGAAGAAGTGATTAACACGTTAATGCATTCAGGAATCGACGTCGTCGACTGGTTACAAGGCTTTGATAGCGTAGAAGAAAGTGTAGCGGAAAACATCAAAATTGTTAAACAACATCCTTTAATGGATAAAAATGTTCCTGTTCACGGTCTTGTCATGGACCCTGGTACAGGTGCTGTAGAAGTTATTCATAACGATTACTAAAAGAAAAAGACGATCAAACTTAAAGTTTGATCGTCTTTTTGTTACTCTACTTCAGTGAGTAATACTGGGCCATCTTTAGTGACCATAATTGTATGCTCTTTTTGAGCGACATAACTACCGTCTTTTGTTTCAAATGCCCAGTCGTCTTTTCCGTCATAAACGAGAGTTGCTTTCGTTGAAATAAACGGTTCAACCGCAAGCACCATACCTTCTTTAAGAATCGTCTTATCCGATGCATCATAATAATTTAAAACGTGCTGTGGTTCATCGTGTAAACTATATCCAACTCCGTGCCCTGTTAAGTTTTTAATGACTGTCATATTATGTTTACGTGCTGTATTATGCACTGCACGCCCAATTTGAGATAGCTTCGCTCCTGGTCTTACTTTTTTCATCGCTTCGTCAAATGCCAGTTCAGCAACGTCGATAACTCTTTGCTTTTGTTCATCATCCACTTCTCCAGCGACAAATGATAAACCTGTATCTGCATAAAAACCGTCCTTCATTGCAGAGACGTCAATATTCACAAGATCTCCATCTTTAATGACTCGTTTTCCTGGAATACCATGTGCTACTTCTTCGTTAATACTAATGCACGTATATCCCGGGAAGTCATATTCAGTAATCGGTGCACTTTTTGCACCGTACTTTTCGAGTAAAGCACCTGCATAGTCGTCGACTTCTTTTGTCGTCATCCCTACTTTTGTGTACTCGATTGTCTCTTTTAATACGCGTCCACAAATTTGACCGATTTCTTTTAATCCTTCTAGTTCTTTATCTGTTTCAACTATCACTTTAAACCCTCGCTTTTTTCTATATTTATATAGTATAACAAATCATATTTTATTTTAAAAAGTCGTATATTGTCATGTTCCGATACGATCGTTTTTCTAGGTCCGAAACAGTGACACCGATTAAACGAATCGGTATCGTCGGATCTTTTAACTCGTAATACAAATGATGCGCGACTTCATATATGTCTTCTGTACGAAATATTGGATTACTCGTCCCTGTTTGTTTTGTATGCACTGTAAAATCGTCGTGACGAATTTTTACTGTGACGACGCGTCCACATAGTTTTTTATCTTCAAGTCTTACGGATACTTGTTCTGACAAATCTTTTAAAACACGTACCATTTCTTCATCGTCATTTCTATCGTAACTAAATGTCGTTTCTTTACCTACAGATTTACGTTCACGGTCGTAATCGAGTTGATTCGTTCCAATCCCTCGTGCCTTTTCATATAGACTTCTTCCTCTTTTGCCAAAATGAAAGATTAAAAAATTTTCGTCTTTGTCGTATAAATCTTGCCCGTTAAATATTTTAAGTCGGTGCATCTTTTCTTTCGTTACTTTACCGACTCCTGGGAAATCACCGATATCCAGGTGCATTAAAATTTCGTCGACGTTGTCGTAATCGATTACCGTTGTACCGCTTGGTTTATTCATACCTGAAGCGAGTTTTGCGAGGTATTTATTGTATGAAATCCCACTACTAGACGTGAGTCCCGTTTTCTCAAAAATATCGTGTTGAATTTGTAACGCAATTGATTTCGCAGGTCTAGTTTTACTCACTAAATGCGTAATATCGAGGTATGCTTCGTCTAAACTTAATGGCTCAACGATCTCTGTGTACGATAAAAAGATATCCATAATTTGACTCGACACTTCACGATATCTGTTAAATCGCGCACGTAAAAAGATTCCGTCCGGGCATAACTGATGCGCACGACTCATTGCCATTGCACTATGCACACCGTATTTACGCGCTTCGTAACTCGCGGTCGAAACGACGCCACGGCTAAAAGACCGCCCACCAACGATGACCGGTTTCCCTCTTAATTTAGGATTATCGTTTTGTTCAACTTGTGCATAAAAAGCGTCCATATCTATATGAATAATCCGTCGCTCCATTATCCTCACCAACAATAGTATACCAAAAATCGAACATTTGTTCTAAATTTAAATCTAAACGTTTATCGTTATAATATGATTAGGAGGAATCATTATGATTATTATCGGCGGCGGTATTATGGGCTTGTCAATCGCCTACCACTTACAACAACATACAGATACAATTGTGTACGACCGACAAGATGAAGGACAAGCGACTAAAGCTTCAGCTGGTATCATCTGTCCATGGGTCAGTCAAAGACGCAACAAGTTATGGCTCGATATGGTCACTAAAAGTGCGAAGTATTATCCAGAGTTTATTGAAACACTCGCTAAAACTTCACCAATTAATCCATCATTTGAACGTAACGGTGCGTACATCTTATTCGACGACGAAAAGAAATATAGTAAAGCGCTGAAACGTATTCAAAAAAATAATGACGTATACGAAGAAATGATTTCTGTGTCAGAAGATGCGCCTGTAGAATATTTAAACAACAAGTACTATAACATATTCGTTGAAGGTGTGATGCAAGTAAAAGGCGATGCACTTTTAAACGCATTAAAAGATGCGTATTTAAAATCCGGTGGCACGATTAAAAATGAATCATACATTCCAAACGATGATGATTTTAAAATTTACGCAACCGGTGCATACGGCGCTGAACAACCTTTTGAACCAAAAGTCAGCCACCAAAAAGCTGAGATTTTACACGTGAAAACTTCTGGTCACTTTGAACATCTACCGGTCGTCATGCATAGAAGTCACTACATCGTTAACTTAAGTAAAAACCACTTTGCTATCGGTACGACACATATTGATACGGAAAGCTTTGACGTCACTCCGACAAAAGAAAATGAGGAGTATTTATTGAACGTATTTCAGGAGTTTTATCCTAATATAGAAATTGTGGAACAGTTTATGAAAGTTGGTCTCCGTCCATATACGAGAGACTTCCTACCGTTCATTGGATTTGTCGATGAAAGAACATTCGTCGCGAATGGTCTCGGATCAAGCGGATTAACAGCTGCTCCATTTTTAGGAAAAGTAATTGCTGACACTATTATTTTTAACGATGCTGAACTCGATATTAATAAGTATAGTTATTTATAAATAAAAAATGAGCTGATACTTTATCAGCTCATAAAAAATTGAGTCGTCACATATGCTGCGTAAACAACAGCTACGACGTTTAATAATAAGGCAATAATCGCCCATTTATCTTTTCGTTCTTTGACGCTTGTCGCACTAAACAGTACGCCGAGCACTGAAAATAAAATCGTCAGTGTCCATCCGAAATCATTTTCCATAAAAATCGGTAAAAAGACACCAACTAACGGGATTATAAAACTTAACACTAATAAAGACATGATGTCACCCCATATTATAAAGGTACTTTTTAAAGCTTACAGGTTCACGTTTATATAATTTAAACATGAAATACATTAAAAATAATACACTTTCTTCAACGCGTAGTGTGTGATCGTTTACGACGATTTCATCTTCAGTAATACGACCAATCGTCACACCTTCTTTTACCATCTCTAGCGTATTCGCCACGCGTTCTGTAAATGAATAGTTCGAATCGTCAATCACCCCATCGACTCGAAAATTCATTATATTATGTATTTTTCTTTCTTTAAATTTAAACTTCTCATCATCCGTAAATAATTCATAACGAGCGACGTTCATATCTTTAAAGCGGCGCTGACGTAATCCTAAAAAGTAACTTTCACCGTCTCTATAACGAAACAAAAAGCTATGTTCCTTATCGAACTTTTCACGCGGGTTCAAGATGATTTCACCAATCTTCTGACTCGCTTCGTTCGTAATATAGACATGACTTTCACGGTGTCGTCTCTCCACTTCAAAATAATAATGCTTCATGAACGTCCCTCCTCAATTTATTTCAATTCGGTTATATTAATGAGTTCTTAAATATTTTGCAGCGATTTCTAACATATCAACATTTAAGTGATACATCTCACCAATTAGGTTAAACACCGCATCTTCAGACAGTACACCTTGGTTAATATCATCGTATTCGTCAGTCGTATTCGACACCTCGAGGTCATTTAAATATTCCTGGCTACCATAATAATTTTTCAGTGCATTATATTCATCTAAGTTCTCTTCGAACTTTTGAAGGAGGTTTTGCATTTCATCCTTAAGATCTGCACTACGGTTTAAAATCTCTTCATAACGAATAACATCTTTTTTCATGCCAACACACCCTATACAATAGAATTAATTTAAGTATACCACTAAGAGTCGGTGAATTGTTCTATGATTTTTGGTTGAGTTTAGGTTTTGGGTCGTTTAATTTTACAAGATGAAAAACCGATCCGCTGTTTAACGGTTTTTATTCTGGACAACCGATGTCAGCAGGACCGTTTTCGGATTAATTTTACGCAAATCCGATTTGTGTTAAAAGCGTTGCGCGTTCGTTGACAATTAGAGCTTTTGTGTGCAATTAACTGGGTACCCTTTAACTTATTTCGCAGTTGTGTAAAATTAATTTTATTTCGTTTACACAAAGGGCGTTTCCGTTAAAGGTACCTTCGTTAATTTAACAAGATGAAAAACCGATCCGCTGTTTAACTGTTTTTCATCTTAAAAATTAGTGGCAGCAGGACCGTTTTCAGTTTAATTTTACGCAAATCCGATTTGTGTTAAAAGCGTTGCGCGTTCGTTGACAATTAGTGCTTTTGTGTGCAATTAACTGGGTACCCTTTAACTTATTTCGCAGTTGTGTAAAATTAATTTTATTTCGTTTACACAAAGGGCGTTTCCGTTAAAGGTACCTTCGTTAATTTAACAAGATGAAAAACCGATCCGCTGTTTAACGGTTTTTATTCTGGACAACCGATGTCAGCAGGACCGTTTTCGGATTAATTTTACGCAAATCCGATTTGTGTTAAAAGCGTTGCACGTTCGTTGACAATTAGAGCTTTTGTGTGCAATTAACTAGGTACCCTTTGACGTATTCCGCAGTTGTGTAAAATTAATTTTATTTCGTTTACACAAAGGGCGTTTCCGTTAAAGGCACCCTCGTTAATTTAACAAGATGAAAAACCGAGCTACTGTTAATCAGCTATTTCTCTATATATTGAACACCGCGACCATTACCTACTCGCTGATAATGCGAATTTAACACTTTTCTATAGTGATATCTTGAGATTTTCTCTCCTGTGAAATTATAGAGATTAGAAATTGTTATTTTCATCTCTGGAAATAGTGTTTGGAAATCTTTAATTGCTTGTAGGACGACCGCTTCTATTGGAGTTTTCCCGTTACATTTCTGACATTCATAATACGTTCGATTGTTTAATATAATTTCTCCTCCATCATCACTACAAAACAAAGATTTCTTTAAACTTTCATAGTAATAGTTGATGTCTAACCTTCGTTCTTCTAAATGTCTAAACTGATATATACTCTCGACAAGCTTTTTTGTACCTTGATCTGCGTGCTGATATTTTAACCGCAATTCATTTAAAAACTTTTTAAGTTGACCGCGCATGATTATATTAAGACCACGCGGTGATTCATATAGATGAAAATCTTTACCAATGAATACGACGTAACTTTTTATTGGAAGAGTATTCCCCACCTTTTGAGTCAGACGATTGAATAATATTACTGTATTATCCAGTTGCTCTAGTGGTGATCTCACTTTACTAGTGAATTTTGTGTTGTAAAAATCACCATCTCTAAACAGATAGTCTCCATGATAATTCTTTACTTCGAATATAAAAATTGCGTTTCGAAACACAACCAGTGCA
Above is a genomic segment from Nosocomiicoccus massiliensis containing:
- a CDS encoding acyl-CoA thioesterase, encoding MIKKMSESYSVKSAIVFPQHTNNYNTMFGGVLLSQIDDIAAITARRHSGTQVLTASIDSMDFLKPIELGDIVVLEGVVTHTGTSSMEIMVKVSRESHGSNEKKLAGFCFMTFVGVDENGKPVPVPKIECDSNTLQFLVDSADVRVKRRKERLTHTKELATYIEQELF
- a CDS encoding aminopeptidase gives rise to the protein MTNNKLTKYAELLVDVGVNINEGKRLFISATTDALPLVREVTRVAYERGAAEVVTKLSDDTLSRLHAEKRSAEELATVHPWIVEERMHYSDEHAGFLSIISSSPELLKGIDPMKLREMQIASGKAMKDFSARVQSDFHSWCVAGYPSVEWAKLVYPDETEEVAFEKLLELILYTVRADQDNPVEAWDTHDKTLREKVDILNDANLKSIRFVSEGTDLTIGLPEGYLFAGASSVDATGRSFMANMPTEEVFTAPDRNNVNGYVSNTLPLSHGGNIVDNFKLTFKDGKVVDFEAEVGYEILENILETDEGARYLGEVALVPYDSPISNTNTLFYNTLFDENASCHIALGSAYAFNVKDGKEKSREELSEIGINDSITHVDFMIGASDTDIIGLTKDGEEIQIFKDGDWSI
- a CDS encoding DUF1128 family protein, which encodes MDKVQMLKEIEEALNVVSKGILSDEEFPDDKIDELRDYHRYIKNQKQISPKEQTMIIDEIGKLKK
- a CDS encoding YihY/virulence factor BrkB family protein; this translates as MSKETNRERNTDFLNELKHGDDYNKEHKAQGNKGETAQAKEDALTEQEKAEAEYKEQKKEDEADEKKKEKKLMKELNEKQKEDNKKHEYFVGYQTFQSVVPKPGSSVYVSKVNKPVQVKDDAGFLGKLLFQFSKDNTTGMAAQLAYYLLLSIFPALIFLLTIIPLFNVDQSQFTDLINEYAPSEISGMLTGILDDVLSSSSGGLLSIGLLLTLWSASNGMNQLMSAFNVAYDVEDNRNGIVSRILSVVFTLILALGIVGTFVLMILGNQIGSFVFGFVDAEQLKFVWNLVSNLLPVLLVFVSFLIVYIFAPNIKVKIKSVLPGTITATVLFIVASLGFSFYVSNFSNYSATYGSIAGVIILILWLYITSIILILGAQINAIKHKEYLNVNEDGNRDKVEKA
- a CDS encoding beta-class carbonic anhydrase: MRLLDTLLENNEKFVENKDYLNYQTSKTPDKKVLIVSCMDSRLTELTYKALGLKNGDIKQVKNAGAMITHPYGSTMRSILVAVYMLGVEEVIIMGHNDCGFGALKPEPILKEMHARGVSEEVINTLMHSGIDVVDWLQGFDSVEESVAENIKIVKQHPLMDKNVPVHGLVMDPGTGAVEVIHNDY
- the map gene encoding type I methionyl aminopeptidase; protein product: MIVETDKELEGLKEIGQICGRVLKETIEYTKVGMTTKEVDDYAGALLEKYGAKSAPITEYDFPGYTCISINEEVAHGIPGKRVIKDGDLVNIDVSAMKDGFYADTGLSFVAGEVDDEQKQRVIDVAELAFDEAMKKVRPGAKLSQIGRAVHNTARKHNMTVIKNLTGHGVGYSLHDEPQHVLNYYDASDKTILKEGMVLAVEPFISTKATLVYDGKDDWAFETKDGSYVAQKEHTIMVTKDGPVLLTEVE
- the dinB gene encoding DNA polymerase IV, which encodes MMERRIIHIDMDAFYAQVEQNDNPKLRGKPVIVGGRSFSRGVVSTASYEARKYGVHSAMAMSRAHQLCPDGIFLRARFNRYREVSSQIMDIFLSYTEIVEPLSLDEAYLDITHLVSKTRPAKSIALQIQHDIFEKTGLTSSSGISYNKYLAKLASGMNKPSGTTVIDYDNVDEILMHLDIGDFPGVGKVTKEKMHRLKIFNGQDLYDKDENFLIFHFGKRGRSLYEKARGIGTNQLDYDRERKSVGKETTFSYDRNDDEEMVRVLKDLSEQVSVRLEDKKLCGRVVTVKIRHDDFTVHTKQTGTSNPIFRTEDIYEVAHHLYYELKDPTIPIRLIGVTVSDLEKRSYRNMTIYDFLK
- a CDS encoding NAD(P)/FAD-dependent oxidoreductase — encoded protein: MIIIGGGIMGLSIAYHLQQHTDTIVYDRQDEGQATKASAGIICPWVSQRRNKLWLDMVTKSAKYYPEFIETLAKTSPINPSFERNGAYILFDDEKKYSKALKRIQKNNDVYEEMISVSEDAPVEYLNNKYYNIFVEGVMQVKGDALLNALKDAYLKSGGTIKNESYIPNDDDFKIYATGAYGAEQPFEPKVSHQKAEILHVKTSGHFEHLPVVMHRSHYIVNLSKNHFAIGTTHIDTESFDVTPTKENEEYLLNVFQEFYPNIEIVEQFMKVGLRPYTRDFLPFIGFVDERTFVANGLGSSGLTAAPFLGKVIADTIIFNDAELDINKYSYL
- a CDS encoding DUF4298 domain-containing protein, translating into MKKDVIRYEEILNRSADLKDEMQNLLQKFEENLDEYNALKNYYGSQEYLNDLEVSNTTDEYDDINQGVLSEDAVFNLIGEMYHLNVDMLEIAAKYLRTH
- a CDS encoding nuclease-related domain-containing protein — protein: MKSLVHRQLDALKWRMDLTNEQLYYLENLTRGYSGEEEFKGFLMNLVGESACILTDFTFSVDGVVRQIDALVVFRNAIFIFEVKNYHGDYLFRDGDFYNTKFTSKVRSPLEQLDNTVILFNRLTQKVGNTLPIKSYVVFIGKDFHLYESPRGLNIIMRGQLKKFLNELRLKYQHADQGTKKLVESIYQFRHLEERRLDINYYYESLKKSLFCSDDGGEIILNNRTYYECQKCNGKTPIEAVVLQAIKDFQTLFPEMKITISNLYNFTGEKISRYHYRKVLNSHYQRVGNGRGVQYIEK